One genomic region from Pyxicephalus adspersus chromosome 1, UCB_Pads_2.0, whole genome shotgun sequence encodes:
- the BHLHA9 gene encoding class A basic helix-loop-helix protein 9: protein MSLIESDYSEYEVEDGTDERSGHSAETFQRTTSESEVEDAKPKKRTRPVRSKASRIAANVRERKRILDYNQAFNALRLVLKHDLSGKRLSKIATLKRAITRISTLSMFLHSNSRQKLSCSHTECHLQHSGHRQPEIKDSTTQAYSVPPQTHQTISANPSYEEVTQPQQCPSPYYTRLSPEAQYLQCSYGNPTEDSSMPGFPYYTHGSYSIGVRGSYYQNHADNFTEPTPGSFTWQLGCFQGSAYQHSLSMH, encoded by the coding sequence ATGAGTCTTATTGAATCAGACTACTCTGAGTATGAGGTGGAAGATGGAACAGATGAGAGGTCTGGTCACTCTGCTGAGACATTTCAGAGAACAACTAGTGAGAGTGAAGTGGAAGACGCCAAACCCAAGAAAAGGACCCGGCCAGTGAGGTCAAAAGCCAGCCGAATAGCGGCCAATGTCAGGGAAAGAAAACGCATCCTGGACTACAACCAGGCGTTCAACGCTTTACGCCTGGTTCTAAAACATGACCTGAGTGGTAAGAGGTTGTCCAAAATTGCAACCCTTAAGAGAGCCATTACCAGGATTTCTACGCTCTCCATGTTCTTACACTCGAACTCTCGGCAGAAATTGAGCTGTAGCCACACTGAATGCCATCTTCAACACAGTGGGCACAGACAGCCAGAGATCAAAGACAGCACCACTCAGGCCTACTCGGTGCCACCACAGACTCATCAAACTATCTCTGCAAATCCAAGTTATGAAGAGGTCACACAACCTCAACAATGTCCCTCTCCTTACTACACCAGACTATCACCCGAGGCCCAATATTTGCAGTGCTCTTATGGAAACCCAACAGAGGACAGTTCCATGCCAGGCTTCCCGTACTATACACATGGCAGCTACAGTATTGGTGTCAGGGGCAGCTACTATCAGAACCACGCGGACAATTTCACAGAACCAACTCCTGGATCATTTACTTGGCAGCTTGGATGCTTTCAGGGATCAGCATACCAACATTCTCTCTCCATGCACTGA